A genomic segment from Glycine soja cultivar W05 chromosome 20, ASM419377v2, whole genome shotgun sequence encodes:
- the LOC114401452 gene encoding isoliquiritigenin 2'-O-methyltransferase-like isoform X1: MGESNVMTKTEDGACLSAMLLSTNLVYPAVLNAAIELNLFEIIAKATPAGSFMSSHEIASKLPTQHPDQPNRLDRMLRLLASYSVLTTSTRTTHHGATETVYGLSQVGQYFVPDGTRGYLASFTTFVCYPPLLQVWSVILTPIYVYHIRGQVYVCMLNFKEAMVDADIDLFKKIHGVTMYQYMEKDPKMNQIFNKSMANLCATEMSRILEIYTGFEGISTLVDVGGGNGQNLKMIISKYPLIKGINFDLPQVIENAPPLPGIEHVGGDMFARVPQGDAIILKAVCHNWSDEKCIEFLRNCHKALSPNGKVIVVEFILPEEPEPTEESQLVSTLDNLMFITVGGRERTQKQYETLCKLSGFSNFQVACRAFSSLGVMEFYK; the protein is encoded by the exons ATGGGGGAATCCAATGTCATGACCAAGACTGAGGATGGTGCTTGTCTGTCTGCAATGCTGCTTAGTACTAATCTAGTGTACCCTGCAGTACTGAATGCTGCTATTGAGCTCAACTTGTTTGAGATCATTGCTAAGGCAACACCAGCTGGTTCTTTTATGTCATCCCATGAAATTGCTTCTAAGCTCCCAACACAACACCCTGACCAGCCTAATAGGCTTGACCGCATGCTGCGTTTGCTTGCTAGTTATTCTGTTCTTACTACTTCCACTCGCACCACACACCATGGTGCCACTGAAACAGTTTACGGACTCTCACAAGTTGGACAATACTTTGTCCCTGACGGAACTAGGGGCTACTTGGCTTCATTCACAACATTTGTCTGTTATCCACCACTCTTACAAGTTTGGTCAGTGATTTTAACTCCTATATACGTATATCACATTAGAGGACaggtgtatgtatgtat GCTGAACTTCAAGGAAGCCATGGTTGATGCAGACATTGACTTGTTCAAGAAAATTCATGGGGTAACAATGTACCAGTACATGGAAAAGGATCCAAAAATGAACCAAATCTTTAACAAGTCAATGGCCAACTTGTGTGCAACAGAGATGAGTAGAATACTTGAAATATACACTGGATTTGAGGGAATATCAACATTGGTTGACGTAGGAGGTGGCAATGGACAAAATCTAAAAATGATAATCTCCAAATACCCTTTAATTAAAGGAATTAACTTTGATCTTCCCCAAGTGATTGAAAATGCACCACCCCTTCCAG GGATTGAGCATGTTGGAGGCGATATGTTTGCAAGAGTTCCACAGGGTGACGCCATAATACTGAAG GCTGTATGCCACAATTGGTCAGACGAAAAATGCATAGAATTTCTGAGGAATTGTCACAAAGCATTGTCTCCAAATGGGAAGGTGATTGTGGTGGAGTTCATATTGCCAGAAGAACCCGAACCAACTGAAGAATCCCAGCTTGTTTCCACTCTTGACAACCTCATGTTTATCACTGTTGGTGGAAGGGAAAGAACTCAGAAACAATATGAGACTTTGTGTAAGCTCTCtggattttcaaattttcaagttGCTTGTCGTGCCTTCTCTAGTCTGGGAGTGATGGAATTTTACAAATAG
- the LOC114401452 gene encoding isoliquiritigenin 2'-O-methyltransferase-like isoform X3, which produces MGESNVMTKTEDGACLSAMLLSTNLVYPAVLNAAIELNLFEIIAKATPAGSFMSSHEIASKLPTQHPDLPNRLDRMLRLLASYSVLTTSTRTTHHGATETVYGLSQVGQYFVPDGTRGYLASFTAFVCYPPLLQVWLNFKEAMVDADIDLFKKIHGVTMYQYMEKDPKMNQIFNKSMANLCATEMSRILEIYTGFEGISTLVDVGGGNGQNLKMIISKYPLIKGINFDLPQVIENAPPLPGIEHVGGDMFARVPQGDAIILKAVCHNWSDEKCIEFLRNCHKALSPNGKVIVVEFILPEEPEPTEESQLVSTLDNLMFITVGGRERTQKQYETLCKLSGFSNFQVACRAFSSLGVMEFYK; this is translated from the exons ATGGGGGAATCCAATGTCATGACCAAGACTGAGGATGGTGCTTGTCTGTCTGCAATGCTGCTTAGTACTAATCTAGTGTACCCTGCAGTACTGAATGCTGCTATTGAGCTCAACTTGTTTGAGATCATTGCTAAGGCAACACCAGCTGGTTCTTTTATGTCATCCCATGAAATTGCTTCTAAGCTCCCAACACAACACCCTGACCTGCCTAATAGGCTTGACCGCATGCTGCGTTTGCTTGCTAGTTATTCTGTTCTTACTACTTCCACTCGCACCACACACCATGGTGCCACTGAAACAGTTTATGGACTCTCACAAGTTGGACAATACTTTGTCCCTGACGGAACTAGGGGCTACTTGGCTTCATTCACAGCATTTGTCTGTTATCCACCACTCTTACAAGTTTG GCTGAACTTCAAGGAAGCCATGGTTGATGCAGACATTGACTTGTTCAAGAAAATTCATGGGGTAACAATGTACCAGTACATGGAAAAGGATCCAAAAATGAACCAAATCTTTAACAAGTCAATGGCCAACTTGTGTGCAACAGAGATGAGTAGAATACTTGAAATATACACTGGATTTGAGGGAATATCAACATTGGTTGACGTAGGAGGTGGCAATGGACAAAATCTAAAAATGATAATCTCCAAATACCCTTTAATTAAAGGAATTAACTTTGATCTTCCCCAAGTGATTGAAAATGCACCACCCCTTCCAG GGATTGAGCATGTTGGAGGCGATATGTTTGCAAGAGTTCCACAGGGTGACGCCATAATACTGAAG GCTGTATGCCACAATTGGTCAGACGAAAAATGCATAGAATTTCTGAGGAATTGTCACAAAGCATTGTCTCCAAATGGGAAGGTGATTGTGGTGGAGTTCATATTGCCAGAAGAACCCGAACCAACTGAAGAATCCCAGCTTGTTTCCACTCTTGACAACCTCATGTTTATCACTGTTGGTGGAAGGGAAAGAACTCAGAAACAATATGAGACTTTGTGTAAGCTCTCtggattttcaaattttcaagttGCTTGTCGTGCCTTCTCTAGTCTGGGAGTGATGGAATTTTACAAATAG
- the LOC114401452 gene encoding isoliquiritigenin 2'-O-methyltransferase-like isoform X2, with the protein MGESNVMTKTEDGACLSAMLLSTNLVYPAVLNAAIELNLFEIIAKATPAGSFMSSHEIASKLPTQHPDQPNRLDRMLRLLASYSVLTTSTRTTHHGATETVYGLSQVGQYFVPDGTRGYLASFTTFVCYPPLLQVWLNFKEAMVDADIDLFKKIHGVTMYQYMEKDPKMNQIFNKSMANLCATEMSRILEIYTGFEGISTLVDVGGGNGQNLKMIISKYPLIKGINFDLPQVIENAPPLPGIEHVGGDMFARVPQGDAIILKAVCHNWSDEKCIEFLRNCHKALSPNGKVIVVEFILPEEPEPTEESQLVSTLDNLMFITVGGRERTQKQYETLCKLSGFSNFQVACRAFSSLGVMEFYK; encoded by the exons ATGGGGGAATCCAATGTCATGACCAAGACTGAGGATGGTGCTTGTCTGTCTGCAATGCTGCTTAGTACTAATCTAGTGTACCCTGCAGTACTGAATGCTGCTATTGAGCTCAACTTGTTTGAGATCATTGCTAAGGCAACACCAGCTGGTTCTTTTATGTCATCCCATGAAATTGCTTCTAAGCTCCCAACACAACACCCTGACCAGCCTAATAGGCTTGACCGCATGCTGCGTTTGCTTGCTAGTTATTCTGTTCTTACTACTTCCACTCGCACCACACACCATGGTGCCACTGAAACAGTTTACGGACTCTCACAAGTTGGACAATACTTTGTCCCTGACGGAACTAGGGGCTACTTGGCTTCATTCACAACATTTGTCTGTTATCCACCACTCTTACAAGTTTG GCTGAACTTCAAGGAAGCCATGGTTGATGCAGACATTGACTTGTTCAAGAAAATTCATGGGGTAACAATGTACCAGTACATGGAAAAGGATCCAAAAATGAACCAAATCTTTAACAAGTCAATGGCCAACTTGTGTGCAACAGAGATGAGTAGAATACTTGAAATATACACTGGATTTGAGGGAATATCAACATTGGTTGACGTAGGAGGTGGCAATGGACAAAATCTAAAAATGATAATCTCCAAATACCCTTTAATTAAAGGAATTAACTTTGATCTTCCCCAAGTGATTGAAAATGCACCACCCCTTCCAG GGATTGAGCATGTTGGAGGCGATATGTTTGCAAGAGTTCCACAGGGTGACGCCATAATACTGAAG GCTGTATGCCACAATTGGTCAGACGAAAAATGCATAGAATTTCTGAGGAATTGTCACAAAGCATTGTCTCCAAATGGGAAGGTGATTGTGGTGGAGTTCATATTGCCAGAAGAACCCGAACCAACTGAAGAATCCCAGCTTGTTTCCACTCTTGACAACCTCATGTTTATCACTGTTGGTGGAAGGGAAAGAACTCAGAAACAATATGAGACTTTGTGTAAGCTCTCtggattttcaaattttcaagttGCTTGTCGTGCCTTCTCTAGTCTGGGAGTGATGGAATTTTACAAATAG
- the LOC114401452 gene encoding isoliquiritigenin 2'-O-methyltransferase-like isoform X4 codes for MGESNVMTKTEDGACLSAMLLSTNLVYPAVLNAAIELNLFEIIAKATPAGSFMSSHEIASKLPTQHPDLPNRLDRMLRLLASYSVLTTSTRTTHHGATETVYGLSQVGQYFVPDGTRGYLASFTAFVCYPPLLQVWLNFKEAVVDSDIDLFKKIHGVTKYQYMENDPKMNQIFNKSMADVCATEMNRILEIYTGFEGISTLVDVGGGNGQNLKMIISKYPLIKGINFDLPQVIENAPPLPGIEHVGGDMFARVPQGDAIILKAVCHNWSDEKCIEFLRNCHKALSPNGKVIVVEFILPEEPEPTEESQLVSTLDNLMFITVGGRERTQKQYETLCKLSGFSNFQVACRAFSSLGVMEFYK; via the exons ATGGGGGAATCCAATGTCATGACCAAGACTGAGGATGGTGCTTGTCTGTCTGCAATGCTGCTTAGTACTAATCTAGTGTACCCTGCAGTACTGAATGCTGCTATTGAGCTCAACTTGTTTGAGATCATTGCTAAGGCAACACCAGCTGGTTCTTTTATGTCATCCCATGAAATTGCTTCTAAGCTCCCAACACAACACCCTGACCTGCCTAATAGGCTTGACCGCATGCTGCGTTTGCTTGCTAGTTATTCTGTTCTTACTACTTCCACTCGCACCACACACCATGGTGCCACTGAAACAGTTTATGGACTCTCACAAGTTGGACAATACTTTGTCCCTGACGGAACTAGGGGCTACTTGGCTTCATTCACAGCATTTGTCTGTTATCCACCACTCTTACAAGTTTG GTTGAACTTCAAGGAAGCAGTGGTTGATTCAGACATTGACTTGTTCAAGAAAATTCATGGAGTAACAAAGTACCAGTACATGGAAAACGATCCAAAAATGAACCAAATTTTTAACAAGTCAATGGCGGACGTGTGTGCAACAGAGATGAATAGAATACTTGAAATATACACTGGATTTGAGGGAATATCAACATTGGTTGACGTAGGCGGTGGAAATGGGCAAAATCTAAAAATGATAATCTCCAAATACCCTTtaattaaaggaattaattttgatttgccCCAAGTGATTGAAAATGCACCACCCCTTCCAG GGATTGAGCATGTTGGAGGCGATATGTTTGCAAGAGTTCCACAGGGTGACGCCATAATACTGAAG GCTGTATGCCACAATTGGTCAGATGAAAAATGCATAGAATTTCTGAGGAATTGTCACAAAGCATTGTCTCCAAATGGGAAGGTGATTGTGGTGGAGTTCATATTACCAGAAGAACCCGAACCAACTGAAGAATCCCAGCTTGTTTCCACTCTTGACAACCTCATGTTTATCACTGTTGGTGGAAGGGAAAGAACTCAGAAACAATATGAGACTTTGTGCAAGCTCTCtggattttcaaattttcaagttGCTTGTCGCGCCTTCTCTAGTCTGGGAGTGATGGAATTTTACAAATAG
- the LOC114402710 gene encoding uncharacterized protein LOC114402710 yields MDTEDFSFPKIGGTCAYSIDLPPLWNISPKDPSNPNQVPREGSKGDEKDCFEAKLISKGHRKSFSCVEDGKKITRVDHEAAPMDLLWEVFNEELSSATEFSSTSSREMVEFRCATTALTVAKTNKGLLQTKNRPGMVVIVKVLKKFFSLNNSHVKLFWQSD; encoded by the coding sequence ATGGATACAGAAGACTTCAGCTTCCCCAAAATTGGTGGCACTTGTGCATATAGCATTGATTTACCTCCTCTGTGGAATATATCACCAAAAGACCCTTCTAATCCCAACCAAGTTCCTAGAGAAGGAAGCAAAGGAGATGAAAAAGATTGCTTTGAAGCAAAATTGATCTCTAAGGGCCACAGGAAGAGCTTTTCATGTGTCGAAGatggaaagaaaataacaaGAGTAGACCATGAAGCGGCTCCAATGGACTTGTTGTGGGAGGTTTTCAATGAGGAGTTGTCTTCAGCAACAGAGTTTTCTTCCACGTCTTCAAGGGAGATGGTTGAATTCAGATGTGCTACTACAGCCTTAACAGTTGCCAAGACCAACAAGGGTCTTCTTCAAACCAAGAATAGGCCTGGTATGGTGGTGATTGTTAAGGTCTTAAAGAAGTTcttttctctcaacaactctcATGTAAAGTTATTTTGGCAATCAGACTAA